A genome region from Tardiphaga sp. 709 includes the following:
- a CDS encoding autotransporter outer membrane beta-barrel domain-containing protein → MGLFATGINSIVNATDTTVFTTGSNAYGVEAIQGGTVNLTGGSVRTTGSMAWGLFASQANSTISATNVTINTTGGAGYGARAIAAGHIALNGGSITTSGSGADALITIDSTATIDAANVIIRTSGPTASGANGFYGKMTLDNLAVTTLGDNSHGARADNAGSVAVTGGAFTTSGASSFGLLATLGSTLTATNATVETTGASGIGASAQFGGHLVLNGGTITTTGTSAAGLFSVGLLSALSATPAVPTALILLDDAATPSAGPTGSTLTANGVTVRTSGTGSHGASVRGGSSLALNDSTLTVSGAGGAALYSSAYDAGASIAQISNSTLSSAQGAGIRTSGTTLNATILGSSLAGNPNLLEVVANGTLNLIAASSTLTGAAVTDAGSTSNLTLQNATTWKMTGNSNVSNLSNTSSLIDFAPPSGGAFKTLSAINYTGVGGTIGLNTFLDTDGAPSDRLSINGGTATGDTSLRVTNAGGGGELTVGNGILVVDTTNGGRTAPTAFKLAGPVVAGPFEYTLHRSSADASNTQAWYLRSTLDCSLAPNAAVCPSPPGPAPQPPVPNFRPETSLYAAVPAMALLYGRNLLDTLHERAGEPYDVGGRTDPNADAPFIGGWGRFIGMTGRRDGDARGVYGTGPQYAYNFLGLQAGQDFVRREHSDGSRDHLGLYFALGGAYGRVTHYDGITGESDVKGYSLGGYWTHFGATGWYFDTVLQGTWFDVTSNANRGLPSLTTDGAGIGGSVEAGYPINLRHGFFIEPQVQVVYQAIDFAGSRDVGAQVRFDKVDSLASRIGARIGRDWNIGDDAIRRRLTAWIRPSLWHEFRGNPLTEFSSDTGFTPFQATLNGTWGELNAGVSGQMNSNATLFAHVSYQARFEGKSYAYNGKIGARFNW, encoded by the coding sequence GTGGGTCTGTTCGCAACGGGGATCAACTCGATCGTCAATGCGACCGACACCACCGTCTTCACGACGGGTAGCAACGCCTACGGTGTCGAAGCGATACAGGGCGGGACCGTAAACCTTACCGGCGGTTCGGTCAGGACAACTGGCAGTATGGCCTGGGGTCTTTTTGCCTCTCAAGCCAACTCGACGATTAGTGCGACCAACGTGACCATCAACACGACCGGGGGCGCGGGCTACGGAGCGCGGGCGATCGCAGCCGGGCATATCGCTCTCAATGGAGGCTCGATCACGACTTCCGGCAGCGGCGCCGACGCCCTGATCACCATCGATAGCACCGCCACGATTGATGCGGCAAATGTCATTATCCGCACAAGTGGCCCAACGGCCAGCGGCGCCAACGGGTTCTACGGAAAGATGACGCTCGACAATCTTGCTGTCACGACGCTTGGCGACAACTCGCACGGAGCCAGGGCCGACAATGCCGGCTCCGTCGCAGTCACAGGAGGTGCGTTCACAACCTCTGGAGCCTCATCGTTCGGCCTGCTGGCGACACTGGGAAGTACGTTGACTGCAACCAATGCCACGGTGGAGACGACCGGGGCCAGTGGAATTGGCGCAAGCGCGCAATTTGGTGGCCATCTCGTCTTGAACGGTGGAACGATCACAACAACGGGCACATCGGCCGCAGGTCTTTTCTCGGTCGGGTTGCTTTCGGCTCTATCGGCCACGCCAGCGGTTCCGACAGCACTCATATTGCTCGACGACGCCGCAACGCCTTCTGCCGGTCCAACCGGCTCAACTCTCACTGCGAACGGTGTGACAGTCAGAACATCCGGAACCGGATCTCATGGTGCGAGCGTCCGCGGCGGAAGCAGTCTTGCGTTGAACGACAGCACCCTGACCGTTTCTGGAGCGGGCGGCGCCGCGCTGTATTCTTCGGCCTACGATGCGGGGGCCAGTATTGCGCAGATTTCAAACAGCACCCTCAGTTCAGCCCAGGGCGCAGGTATCCGGACCTCCGGCACGACGCTGAATGCAACAATCCTTGGTTCCTCCCTCGCCGGAAATCCGAATCTCCTGGAAGTCGTTGCCAATGGAACGCTGAACTTGATAGCAGCGTCTTCGACACTTACCGGCGCAGCGGTGACGGACGCGGGAAGCACGTCAAATTTGACATTGCAAAATGCAACGACGTGGAAGATGACCGGCAACTCCAACGTTTCCAATCTTAGCAACACGTCGAGCTTGATCGATTTTGCACCGCCGTCGGGCGGGGCGTTCAAGACGCTGAGCGCCATCAACTATACGGGCGTCGGCGGAACCATCGGATTGAATACGTTCCTCGACACGGATGGTGCGCCATCCGACAGGCTCTCCATCAACGGCGGGACCGCAACGGGTGATACGTCATTGCGCGTGACAAACGCAGGTGGCGGCGGCGAGCTGACCGTTGGCAATGGCATCCTTGTCGTCGACACGACCAACGGCGGCAGGACGGCGCCGACTGCATTCAAGCTCGCTGGACCGGTCGTGGCTGGCCCCTTCGAATATACGCTCCATCGCAGCAGCGCAGATGCCAGCAACACGCAAGCATGGTATCTCCGCTCGACGCTCGATTGTAGTCTCGCCCCCAACGCAGCGGTATGCCCGTCGCCGCCGGGACCAGCACCGCAACCGCCGGTGCCGAACTTCCGGCCGGAGACCTCCCTTTATGCTGCGGTGCCTGCGATGGCCCTGCTCTACGGACGGAACCTCCTTGATACGCTGCACGAGCGTGCAGGCGAGCCGTATGACGTCGGTGGGCGCACTGATCCGAACGCCGATGCGCCCTTTATCGGAGGCTGGGGCCGTTTTATCGGCATGACCGGGCGGCGCGACGGGGACGCGCGCGGCGTTTATGGCACCGGCCCGCAGTACGCATATAATTTCCTTGGCCTTCAGGCTGGCCAAGACTTTGTGCGCCGCGAACACAGCGACGGCAGCCGAGATCATCTCGGTTTATATTTTGCGCTCGGCGGGGCCTATGGGCGAGTTACCCATTATGACGGCATCACCGGTGAAAGTGACGTCAAGGGCTACAGCCTCGGCGGTTACTGGACTCATTTTGGCGCGACTGGTTGGTATTTCGACACTGTGCTGCAGGGCACCTGGTTTGACGTGACCAGCAACGCCAATCGTGGTCTACCCTCGCTCACCACCGATGGGGCGGGTATCGGCGGATCGGTCGAGGCCGGCTATCCGATCAACTTGCGCCACGGATTTTTCATCGAGCCACAGGTCCAGGTCGTCTATCAGGCGATTGATTTCGCCGGTAGCCGTGACGTCGGCGCCCAGGTTCGCTTCGACAAAGTCGATTCGTTAGCAAGCCGGATCGGCGCGCGTATTGGGCGAGACTGGAACATCGGTGATGACGCCATCCGTCGTCGCTTAACGGCGTGGATCCGTCCAAGCCTCTGGCACGAATTTCGCGGAAATCCCCTGACCGAGTTTTCGTCCGATACCGGCTTCACCCCTTTCCAAGCCACACTCAACGGCACGTGGGGCGAATTGAACGCCGGCGTCAGCGGCCAGATGAATTCCAATGCCACCCTTTTTGCCCACGTCTCCTATCAAGCTCGCTTTGAAGGGAAAAGCTACGCCTACAACGGCAAAATTGGAGCTCGCTTCAATTGGTGA
- a CDS encoding low affinity iron permease family protein, whose amino-acid sequence MANKTSQAAGRASTFMRASAVVVIWAVTGPLRYRWRAHAQDRM is encoded by the coding sequence ATCGCCAACAAAACATCGCAGGCGGCAGGCCGGGCCAGCACCTTCATGCGGGCTTCGGCCGTGGTGGTCATTTGGGCGGTCACGGGTCCGCTTCGATATCGATGGCGCGCACATGCTCAAGACCGCATGTGA
- a CDS encoding response regulator has product MPKRKPVIAVIDDDPRVIESLEDLLESAGYAVRCFSSAELFLASDLLELDLLITDVGLPNVDGLQLRSVVMQRHPRLPVFLITGRHEIADQARAKNITGLFRKPFDGSELLSAVGDAVGIQKAEGRDDD; this is encoded by the coding sequence GTGCCCAAACGTAAACCTGTGATTGCCGTAATCGATGACGATCCGCGCGTGATCGAGTCGCTTGAAGACCTGTTGGAGTCCGCGGGATATGCGGTGCGTTGCTTCTCGTCGGCCGAGTTGTTTCTGGCTAGCGATCTGCTCGAACTGGATCTCCTGATCACAGATGTCGGTCTGCCGAATGTCGATGGCCTGCAATTGCGGAGCGTCGTGATGCAGCGACATCCGCGTCTTCCCGTCTTTCTCATCACGGGCCGTCACGAAATCGCCGATCAGGCGCGCGCGAAGAACATCACCGGTCTCTTTCGCAAGCCGTTCGATGGCTCGGAATTACTTTCAGCCGTCGGTGACGCGGTTGGCATACAGAAAGCAGAGGGCAGGGATGACGATTGA
- a CDS encoding DUF6634 family protein, giving the protein MLVIKKDRPVDIAKIVAEVHRIDRLSIDLMMLVDGHYNVPNDAPIIDQWSLAPSPPSVCLTGLGSGHPLLPGNSRGIVTSDLALIAEDVGVARTMSRWYRLGRPAGSTQSS; this is encoded by the coding sequence ATGCTCGTAATCAAAAAAGATCGCCCGGTCGATATCGCTAAGATTGTCGCGGAAGTGCACCGGATCGACCGGCTATCGATCGACCTGATGATGCTCGTCGACGGGCACTACAACGTCCCGAACGATGCCCCTATCATCGACCAATGGAGCCTGGCCCCGTCGCCGCCGTCGGTCTGCCTGACGGGCTTGGGGTCAGGCCACCCGCTCCTTCCAGGAAACAGCCGCGGTATCGTAACGAGCGATCTCGCGCTGATCGCCGAGGACGTGGGGGTCGCACGCACAATGAGCCGTTGGTATCGGCTCGGCCGACCCGCAGGGAGCACCCAGTCGTCATGA
- a CDS encoding response regulator transcription factor: MMADDFVVFIVDDDARMREALVELLASYNIAAMAFETAGDYIGADKPNIPACLVLDVELPDINGLDLQGRIVEGGEHPPIVFITGHGDIPSSVRAMKNGAMDFLTKPFSDADVMGAIRSAISRDRTDRAARAEMSLLKQSYLGLTPRERDVLPLVVSGLLNKQAAAELGISEVTLQVHRRKVMQKMGATSLAELVRIAQRIGIPLFDRRRAEGKSRAQT, encoded by the coding sequence GTGATGGCTGACGACTTTGTTGTCTTCATTGTGGATGACGATGCGCGAATGCGCGAAGCACTCGTGGAGCTGCTCGCGTCTTACAACATAGCCGCCATGGCATTCGAAACGGCTGGTGACTATATCGGGGCTGATAAACCCAATATTCCCGCATGCCTCGTGCTCGATGTCGAGCTTCCGGACATCAATGGTCTCGATCTGCAGGGGCGCATTGTGGAGGGCGGCGAGCATCCGCCAATCGTCTTCATCACAGGCCATGGAGACATCCCATCGTCGGTGCGGGCCATGAAGAACGGTGCCATGGACTTTCTGACAAAGCCGTTCAGTGACGCCGATGTCATGGGCGCTATCCGATCGGCGATATCGCGTGACCGCACCGATCGTGCGGCGCGGGCCGAAATGTCGCTCCTCAAGCAAAGCTATCTCGGTCTGACGCCGCGCGAGCGGGACGTCTTGCCGTTGGTCGTGAGCGGCCTGCTCAACAAGCAGGCCGCCGCCGAGTTGGGGATCAGCGAAGTCACGCTGCAGGTCCATCGAAGGAAGGTCATGCAGAAGATGGGGGCGACTTCGCTTGCCGAACTCGTGCGCATCGCTCAGCGAATTGGGATACCGCTCTTCGATCGGAGGCGAGCGGAGGGAAAAAGTCGTGCCCAAACGTAA
- a CDS encoding MFS transporter — protein MLSKSLRAQIGILILATSIIQLANGFFGTFISLRVAVEDFGPTVSGLVLSSYFAGFTLGALRCERIIERVGHIRAYAAFAGMVVAATTAMPLLAGPLPWFILRAVIGFGCSGIFVATESWLNAKAEPAERGRIFSVYMFGTFLALALGQLLIGQAAVETAEPFNAIAVLFAVALVIVSTTWAEPPRRTASSSLALGQLCRAAPLAVAGCMASGLISASFYSLVPAWMQDEGIARETIAIFMLFAVLGGLAFQVPIGRLSDRFDRRIVLSVLSFGFAATAIAVVSLPHSRAVILPAAALLGGFMSTMYPVCVANAHDQMPADQVVAVTGRLILVSGLGSILGPLIGTSVMARFDIDGGFYLMAAVSMLLALLAVARGLVTAPPIHQERTFEILTPQATSLAHVSARRSAKNY, from the coding sequence ATGCTGTCGAAGTCATTGCGAGCACAAATCGGAATCTTGATCCTCGCGACGAGTATCATCCAACTCGCTAATGGCTTCTTCGGAACTTTCATCTCCCTGCGTGTCGCGGTCGAGGACTTCGGCCCAACCGTATCTGGCCTGGTGCTCAGCAGCTATTTTGCTGGCTTCACACTGGGCGCGTTGCGATGCGAGCGGATCATCGAACGGGTTGGGCACATCCGAGCCTATGCCGCCTTCGCGGGAATGGTCGTCGCCGCGACCACGGCGATGCCGTTGCTGGCAGGGCCGTTGCCTTGGTTCATCCTGCGTGCAGTCATCGGTTTTGGTTGCTCTGGTATCTTCGTCGCTACCGAGAGCTGGCTCAACGCCAAGGCCGAGCCAGCTGAGCGCGGGCGGATCTTCTCTGTTTATATGTTCGGCACGTTCCTCGCCCTTGCCTTGGGACAGCTACTGATCGGCCAGGCCGCGGTTGAAACGGCAGAACCCTTCAATGCGATCGCGGTCCTGTTCGCTGTGGCGCTAGTCATCGTGAGTACGACGTGGGCGGAACCGCCTCGCCGAACCGCGTCGTCCTCGCTTGCGCTTGGGCAGTTGTGTCGGGCTGCGCCTCTCGCAGTCGCCGGCTGCATGGCCAGCGGCCTGATCAGCGCCAGTTTTTACTCGCTTGTTCCCGCATGGATGCAGGATGAAGGGATAGCGCGCGAGACGATAGCAATTTTCATGTTGTTCGCTGTGCTTGGCGGGCTCGCATTCCAAGTTCCGATCGGCCGGTTGTCGGATCGGTTCGACAGGCGCATCGTGTTGTCGGTACTGAGCTTCGGTTTTGCCGCCACCGCTATCGCGGTCGTCAGTTTGCCGCACTCTCGCGCAGTAATTTTGCCCGCCGCGGCCCTGCTCGGCGGCTTCATGTCGACCATGTATCCGGTCTGTGTCGCCAACGCACATGACCAAATGCCGGCCGATCAGGTTGTTGCAGTGACCGGCCGGCTCATCTTGGTTAGCGGGCTAGGCTCGATCCTTGGCCCGCTGATCGGCACGAGTGTGATGGCGCGCTTCGACATCGACGGCGGGTTCTATTTAATGGCCGCTGTCAGCATGCTGTTGGCCCTCTTGGCCGTAGCCCGTGGCTTAGTAACGGCGCCGCCGATACATCAAGAGCGAACCTTCGAAATCCTAACGCCGCAGGCAACGTCGCTCGCGCACGTTTCGGCTCGCCGGAGTGCAAAAAACTACTGA
- a CDS encoding response regulator transcription factor: MTIDRSLSQPVSREAYCSLEPIVIIVDDDASIREALAELVVSAGLEALCYASTRAFLEAGAPDRPCCLIVDVRMPGASGLELQEQLGRSGDPRPIVFLTGYGDIPMTVQAMKAGAVDFLTKPVRDQTLLDAVHMAIAKDRIQRERAAEVKHSISRYATLTPREREVLQQVMSGRLNKQIAFALGISEVTVKLHRSNAMRKMATTSMGQMIRIWEALPIEVRA, encoded by the coding sequence ATGACGATTGATCGATCGCTTTCGCAACCGGTCTCGCGTGAGGCGTATTGCTCGCTCGAACCGATCGTGATCATCGTCGACGACGATGCGTCCATTCGGGAAGCCCTGGCTGAACTCGTCGTCTCGGCCGGCCTCGAGGCACTTTGTTATGCATCGACACGTGCGTTTCTTGAGGCGGGCGCCCCTGACAGGCCGTGCTGCCTGATCGTCGACGTGCGGATGCCCGGTGCGAGCGGGCTTGAGCTCCAGGAGCAGTTGGGGCGCAGCGGTGATCCGAGACCCATCGTGTTTCTGACCGGTTATGGCGACATTCCGATGACGGTGCAGGCGATGAAGGCTGGCGCCGTCGACTTCTTGACGAAGCCGGTGCGCGATCAAACCCTTCTCGATGCTGTACATATGGCGATTGCAAAGGATCGGATTCAGCGCGAGCGAGCCGCGGAAGTCAAACACAGTATCAGCCGTTATGCGACGCTCACGCCTCGCGAACGTGAAGTGCTTCAGCAAGTGATGAGCGGCCGCCTGAATAAGCAGATCGCATTCGCGCTGGGTATCAGCGAAGTGACCGTAAAACTGCATCGCAGTAATGCCATGCGCAAGATGGCGACGACGTCGATGGGGCAGATGATACGGATTTGGGAGGCTCTGCCGATCGAGGTTCGTGCTTAG